DNA sequence from the Anabaena sphaerica FACHB-251 genome:
TAGTTGGGGATAATATTGATGGAATTTCTGGGAACGTTCCCGCGCTTTCATCCAAGGATCTGCTTCACCCCATAATAACAATAAAGGACAAGTTAATTGTTTGAGTAAAACATCAACTTTCTCCCCTTGGGGAGTGCTAAAAACAGAGACAAATACATCTAAAGCACCTTGATCATAAGCCGGACGTTGAATTTCTTCAACTAATTGATCAGTAATTGCCGTTTTGTCCAAATAAACCTTTTCTAAAGTACGACGAATTACCCAACGTTGGCGCACATATTGAAATAATAAAGCCTGAGATAAACGCCGTTTAAAAGTCCATTTGACAGTTTTACCTATTAGTTGCTGTAAAGGATTTTTCGGAGGTTGAATTTGAGTTTGTATCGCTTCCGGTTCAGAAAAGGGACCAGCACTATTAAGTAATACTACTCCAGCGACACTATCAGGACATTGAGACGCAACACATAAGCAAGCATAACCACCAAGGGAGTTACCTGCTAATACTGTTTTTTCACCAATGACTTCACTAATAAAATCTCGCAGTTGGTCGCGCCATAATTCCCCACTGTACTGCAATTTCGGTTTTGCTGAACGTCCAAATCCCAAAAGGTCAATGGCGAATACTTGAAAATCTGCACAAAGTCCGGTAATATTTTTTCTCCAGTGGTCTGTGGAAGCACCAAAACCATGTACTAACAGCAAAGGGGGACGCTGGGGTTGTTTCTCTCCTGCTTGGACATAGTAAACGTTGTGTCCACGCCATTGCCAGTATTGTCCGGGAATTGGAGTTGTAGAGGGTGCTATAGTTGTCTGCATAATAGGAAGAAATGTTAAGTATTGTTAATAATCTTAGATTAGCAGTGAAATTACCAATTGAGTAGCTGGTTTTATTTCTTATCTAACTATCTCATCCTTGAAAAGGAATTTGTGTATGCAGTTTAGTTATAGAATATCAATGATTTTCAATACCACTTTGCTGGTATTTTTTAACTTATTACCCTTGCCAATTATGGCTCAAGGAAGCAACTATAACCTGATCAAAAATAACAAATTAGACGAACAAGAAGAAGAAAATTCCTTTAAAATTACACCAGA
Encoded proteins:
- a CDS encoding alpha/beta fold hydrolase codes for the protein MQTTIAPSTTPIPGQYWQWRGHNVYYVQAGEKQPQRPPLLLVHGFGASTDHWRKNITGLCADFQVFAIDLLGFGRSAKPKLQYSGELWRDQLRDFISEVIGEKTVLAGNSLGGYACLCVASQCPDSVAGVVLLNSAGPFSEPEAIQTQIQPPKNPLQQLIGKTVKWTFKRRLSQALLFQYVRQRWVIRRTLEKVYLDKTAITDQLVEEIQRPAYDQGALDVFVSVFSTPQGEKVDVLLKQLTCPLLLLWGEADPWMKARERSQKFHQYYPQLTEYFLTAGHCPHDEVPEQVNPIFRDWVLSIIQ